From the Homo sapiens chromosome 1, GRCh38.p14 Primary Assembly genome, one window contains:
- the ARHGAP30 gene encoding rho GTPase-activating protein 30 isoform 1 (isoform 1 is encoded by transcript variant 1), with protein sequence MKSRQKGKKKGSAKERVFGCDLQEHLQHSGQEVPQVLKSCAEFVEEYGVVDGIYRLSGVSSNIQKLRQEFESERKPDLRRDVYLQDIHCVSSLCKAYFRELPDPLLTYRLYDKFAEAVGVQLEPERLVKILEVLRELPVPNYRTLEFLMRHLVHMASFSAQTNMHARNLAIVWAPNLLRSKDIEASGFNGTAAFMEVRVQSIVVEFILTHVDQLFGGAALSGGEVESGWRSLPGTRASGSPEDLMPRPLPYHLPSILQAGDGPPQMRPYHTIIEIAEHKRKGSLKVRKWRSIFNLGRSGHETKRKLPRGAEDREDKSNKGTLRPAKSMDSLSAAAGASDEPEGLVGPSSPRPSPLLPESLENDSIEAAEGEQEPEAEALGGTNSEPGTPRAGRSAIRAGGSSRAERCAGVHISDPYNVNLPLHITSILSVPPNIISNVSLARLTRGLECPALQHRPSPASGPGPGPGLGPGPPDEKLEASPASSPLADSGPDDLAPALEDSLSQEVQDSFSFLEDSSSSEPEWVGAEDGEVAQAEAAGAAFSPGEDDPGMGYLEELLGVGPQVEEFSVEPPLDDLSLDEAQFVLAPSCCSLDSAGPRPEVEEENGEEVFLSAYDDLSPLLGPKPPIWKGSGSLEGEAAGCGRQALGQGGEEQACWEVGEDKQAEPGGRLDIREEAEGSPETKVEAGKASEDRGEAGGSQETKVRLREGSREETEAKEEKSKGQKKADSMEAKGVEEPGGDEYTDEKEKEIEREEDEQREEAQVEAGRDLEQGAQEDQVAEEKWEVVQKQEAEGVREDEDKGQREKGYHEARKDQGDGEDSRSPEAATEGGAGEVSKERESGDGEAEGDQRAGGYYLEEDTLSEGSGVASLEVDCAKEGNPHSSEMEEVAPQPPQPEEMEPEGQPSPDGCLCPCSLGLGGVGMRLASTLVQVQQVRSVPVVPPKPQFAKMPSAMCSKIHVAPANPCPRPGRLDGTPGERAWGSRASRSSWRNGGSLSFDAAVALARDRQRTEAQGVRRTQTCTEGGDYCLIPRTSPCSMISAHSPRPLSCLELPSEGAEGSGSRSRLSLPPREPQVPDPLLSSQRRSYAFETQANPGKGEGL encoded by the exons ATGAAGTCTcggcagaaaggaaagaagaagggcaGCGCAAAGGAGCGGGTTTTTGGGTGCGACTTGCAGGAGCACCTGCAGCACTCAGGCCAGGAGG TGCCCCAGGTGCTAAAGAGCTGTGCAGAATTTGTGGAGGAGTATGGAGTGGTGGATGGGATCTACCGCCTCTCAGGGGTCTCCTCCAACATCCAGAAGCTTCG GCAGGAATTTGAGTCAGAGCGGAAGCCAGACCTGCGTCGGGATGTTTACCTCCAAGACATTCACTGCGTCTCCTCCCTGTGCAAGGCCTATTTCAGAGAACTGCCGGATCCCCTGCTCACTTACCGGCTCTATGACAAGTTTGCT GAGGCTGTAGGAGTGCAATTGGAACCTGAGCGCTTGGTCAAGATCCTAGAGGTGCTTCGGGAACTCCCTGTCCCAAACTACAG GACCCTGGAGTTCCTCATGAGGCACTTGGTACACATGGCCTCATTCAGTGCCCAGACCAACATGCATGCTCGCAACCTGGCCATCGTGTGGGCTCCCAACCTGCTGAG GTCTAAGGACATAGAGGCCTCAGGCTTCAATGGGACAGCGGCCTTCATGGAGGTGCGGGTACAATCCATCGTCGTGGAGTTCATCCTCACACACGTGGACCAGCTCTTTGGGGGTGCTGCCCTCTCTG gTGGTGAGGTGGAGAGTGGGTGGCGATCGCTTCCAGGGACCCGGGCATCAGGCAGCCCCGAGGACCTTATGCCCAGGCCACTGCCTTATCACCTGCCTAGCATACTGCAGGCTGGCGATGGACCCCCACAGATGCGGCCCTACCATACTATCATCGAGATTGCAGAGCACAA GAGGAAGGGGTCTTTGAAGGTCAGGAAGTGGAGGTCTATCTTCAATTTAGGTCGCTCTGGCCATGAGACTAAGCGTAAACTTCCACGGGGGGCTGAGGACAGGG AGGATAAATCCAACAAGGGGACACTGCGGCCAGCCAAAAGCATGGACTCACTGAGTGCTGCAGCTGGggccagtgatg AGCCAGAGGGGCTGGTGGGGCCCAGCAGCCCCCGGCCAAGCCCATTGCTGCCTGAGAGCTTGGAGAACGATTCTATAGAGGCAGCAGAGGGTGaacaggagcctgaggcagaagcacTGGGTGGCACAAACTCTGAACCAGGCACACCACGAGCTGGGCGGTCAGCCATCCGGGCTGGGGGCAGCAGCCGTGCAGAACGCTGTGCTGGTGTCCACATCTCAGACCCCTACAATGTCAACCTCCCGCTACACATCACCTCTATCCTCAGTGTGCCCCCGAACATCATCTCTAACGTTTCCTTGGCCAGGCTCACCCGTGGCCTTGAGTGCCCTGCTCTACAGCACCGGCCAAGCCCTGcctctggccctggccctggccctggccttggCCCTGGCCCCCCAG ATGAAAAGTTGGAAGCAAGTCCAGCCTCAAGTCCCCTGGCAGACTCAGGCCCAGACGACTTGGCTCCTGCCCTGGAGGACTCGCTGTCCCAGGAGGTGCAGGACTCCTTCTCCTTCCTAGAGGACTCAAGCAGCTCAGAACCTGagtgggtgggggcagaggaTGGGGAGGTGGCCCAGGCAGAAGCAGCAGGAGCAGCCTTCTCCCCTGGGGAGGACGACCCTGGGATGGGCTACCTGGAGGAGCTCCTGGGAGTTGGGCCTCAG GTGGAGGAGTTCTCTGTGGAGCCACCCCTGGATGACCTGTCTCTGGATGAGGCACAGTTTGTCTTGGCCCCCAGCTGCTGTTCCCTGGACTCCGCTGGCCCCAGGCCTGAAGTTGAGGAGGAAAATGGGGAGGAAGTTTTCCTGAGTGCCTATGATGACCTAAGTCCCCTTCTGGGACCTAAACCCCCAATCTGGAAGGGTTCAGGGAGTCTGGAGGGAGAGGCAGCAGGATGTGGAAGGCAGGCTCTGGGACAGGGTGGGGAAGAGCAGGCATGCTGGGAAGTTGGGGAGGACAAGCAGGCTGAGCCTGGAGGCAGGCTAGACATCAGGGAAGAGGCAGAGGGAAGTCCAGAGACCAAGGTGGAGGCTGGAAAGGCCAGTGAGGATAGAGGGGAGGCTGGGGGAAGCCAAGAGACAAAAGTCAGATTGAGAGAAGGGAGTAGGGAAGAGACAGAGGCCAAGGAAGAGAAGTCCAAAGGTCAGAAGAAGGCTGACAGTATGGAGGCTAAAGGTGTGGAGGAACCAGGAGGAGATGAGTATACagatgagaaggaaaaagaaattgagagagAAGAGGATGAACAAAGAGAGGAAGCCCAGGTAGAAGCTGGAAGGGACCTAGAGCAAGGGGCCCAGGAAGATCAAGTTGCTGAGGAGAAATGGGAAGTTGTACAGAAACAAGAGGCTGAGGGAGTCAGAGAGGATGAGGACAAAGGACAGAGGGAGAAGGGGTACCATGAAGCAAGAAAAGACCAAGGAGATGGTGAAGACAGCAGAAGCCCAGAAGCAGCAACTGAAGGAGGAGCAGGGGAGGTCAGCAAGGAACGGGAGAGTGGGGATGGAGAGGCTGAGGGAGACCAGAGGGCTGGAGGGTACTATTTAGAAGAGGACACCCTCTCTGAAGGTTCAGGTGTAGCGTCCCTGGAGGTTGACTGTGCCAAAGAGGGCAATCCTCACTCTTCTGAGATGGAAGAGGTAGCCCCACAGCCACCTCAGCCAGAGGAGATGGAGCCTGAGGGGCAGCCCAGTCCAGACGGCTGTCTATGCCCCTGTTCTCTTGGCCTGGGTGGCGTGGGCATGCGTCTAGCTTCCACTCTGGTTCAGGTCCAACAGGTCCGCTCTGTGCCTGTGGTGCCCCCCAAGCCACAGTTTGCCAAGATGCCCAGTGCAATGTGTAGCAAGATTCATGTGGCACCTGCAAATCCATGCCCGAGGCCTGGCCGGCTTGATGGGACTCCTGGAGAAAGGGCTTGGGGGTCCCGAGCTTCTCGATCCTCTTGGAGGAATGGGGGTAGTCTTTCCTTTGATGCTGCTGTGGCCCTAGCCCGGGACCGCCAAAGGACTGAGGCTCAAGGAGTTCGGCGAACCCAGACCTGTACTGAGGGTGGGGATTACTGCCTCATCCCCAGAACCTCCCCTTGTAGCATGATCTCTGCCCATTCTCCTCGGCCCCTTAGCTGCCTGGAGCTCCCATCTGAAGGTGCAGAAGGGTCTGGATCCCGGAGTCGTCTTAGTCTGCCCCCCAGAGAACCCCAGGTTCCTGACCCCCTGTTGTCCTCTCAGCGCAGGTCATATGCATTTGAAACACAGGCTAACCCTGGGAAAGGTGAAGGACTGTGA
- the ARHGAP30 gene encoding rho GTPase-activating protein 30 isoform 3 (isoform 3 is encoded by transcript variant 3) produces the protein MRHLVHMASFSAQTNMHARNLAIVWAPNLLRSKDIEASGFNGTAAFMEVRVQSIVVEFILTHVDQLFGGAALSGGEVESGWRSLPGTRASGSPEDLMPRPLPYHLPSILQAGDGPPQMRPYHTIIEIAEHKRKGSLKVRKWRSIFNLGRSGHETKRKLPRGAEDREDKSNKGTLRPAKSMDSLSAAAGASDEPEGLVGPSSPRPSPLLPESLENDSIEAAEGEQEPEAEALGGTNSEPGTPRAGRSAIRAGGSSRAERCAGVHISDPYNVNLPLHITSILSVPPNIISNVSLARLTRGLECPALQHRPSPASGPGPGPGLGPGPPDEKLEASPASSPLADSGPDDLAPALEDSLSQEVQDSFSFLEDSSSSEPEWVGAEDGEVAQAEAAGAAFSPGEDDPGMGYLEELLGVGPQVEEFSVEPPLDDLSLDEAQFVLAPSCCSLDSAGPRPEVEEENGEEVFLSAYDDLSPLLGPKPPIWKGSGSLEGEAAGCGRQALGQGGEEQACWEVGEDKQAEPGGRLDIREEAEGSPETKVEAGKASEDRGEAGGSQETKVRLREGSREETEAKEEKSKGQKKADSMEAKGVEEPGGDEYTDEKEKEIEREEDEQREEAQVEAGRDLEQGAQEDQVAEEKWEVVQKQEAEGVREDEDKGQREKGYHEARKDQGDGEDSRSPEAATEGGAGEVSKERESGDGEAEGDQRAGGYYLEEDTLSEGSGVASLEVDCAKEGNPHSSEMEEVAPQPPQPEEMEPEGQPSPDGCLCPCSLGLGGVGMRLASTLVQVQQVRSVPVVPPKPQFAKMPSAMCSKIHVAPANPCPRPGRLDGTPGERAWGSRASRSSWRNGGSLSFDAAVALARDRQRTEAQGVRRTQTCTEGGDYCLIPRTSPCSMISAHSPRPLSCLELPSEGAEGSGSRSRLSLPPREPQVPDPLLSSQRRSYAFETQANPGKGEGL, from the exons ATGAGGCACTTGGTACACATGGCCTCATTCAGTGCCCAGACCAACATGCATGCTCGCAACCTGGCCATCGTGTGGGCTCCCAACCTGCTGAG GTCTAAGGACATAGAGGCCTCAGGCTTCAATGGGACAGCGGCCTTCATGGAGGTGCGGGTACAATCCATCGTCGTGGAGTTCATCCTCACACACGTGGACCAGCTCTTTGGGGGTGCTGCCCTCTCTG gTGGTGAGGTGGAGAGTGGGTGGCGATCGCTTCCAGGGACCCGGGCATCAGGCAGCCCCGAGGACCTTATGCCCAGGCCACTGCCTTATCACCTGCCTAGCATACTGCAGGCTGGCGATGGACCCCCACAGATGCGGCCCTACCATACTATCATCGAGATTGCAGAGCACAA GAGGAAGGGGTCTTTGAAGGTCAGGAAGTGGAGGTCTATCTTCAATTTAGGTCGCTCTGGCCATGAGACTAAGCGTAAACTTCCACGGGGGGCTGAGGACAGGG AGGATAAATCCAACAAGGGGACACTGCGGCCAGCCAAAAGCATGGACTCACTGAGTGCTGCAGCTGGggccagtgatg AGCCAGAGGGGCTGGTGGGGCCCAGCAGCCCCCGGCCAAGCCCATTGCTGCCTGAGAGCTTGGAGAACGATTCTATAGAGGCAGCAGAGGGTGaacaggagcctgaggcagaagcacTGGGTGGCACAAACTCTGAACCAGGCACACCACGAGCTGGGCGGTCAGCCATCCGGGCTGGGGGCAGCAGCCGTGCAGAACGCTGTGCTGGTGTCCACATCTCAGACCCCTACAATGTCAACCTCCCGCTACACATCACCTCTATCCTCAGTGTGCCCCCGAACATCATCTCTAACGTTTCCTTGGCCAGGCTCACCCGTGGCCTTGAGTGCCCTGCTCTACAGCACCGGCCAAGCCCTGcctctggccctggccctggccctggccttggCCCTGGCCCCCCAG ATGAAAAGTTGGAAGCAAGTCCAGCCTCAAGTCCCCTGGCAGACTCAGGCCCAGACGACTTGGCTCCTGCCCTGGAGGACTCGCTGTCCCAGGAGGTGCAGGACTCCTTCTCCTTCCTAGAGGACTCAAGCAGCTCAGAACCTGagtgggtgggggcagaggaTGGGGAGGTGGCCCAGGCAGAAGCAGCAGGAGCAGCCTTCTCCCCTGGGGAGGACGACCCTGGGATGGGCTACCTGGAGGAGCTCCTGGGAGTTGGGCCTCAG GTGGAGGAGTTCTCTGTGGAGCCACCCCTGGATGACCTGTCTCTGGATGAGGCACAGTTTGTCTTGGCCCCCAGCTGCTGTTCCCTGGACTCCGCTGGCCCCAGGCCTGAAGTTGAGGAGGAAAATGGGGAGGAAGTTTTCCTGAGTGCCTATGATGACCTAAGTCCCCTTCTGGGACCTAAACCCCCAATCTGGAAGGGTTCAGGGAGTCTGGAGGGAGAGGCAGCAGGATGTGGAAGGCAGGCTCTGGGACAGGGTGGGGAAGAGCAGGCATGCTGGGAAGTTGGGGAGGACAAGCAGGCTGAGCCTGGAGGCAGGCTAGACATCAGGGAAGAGGCAGAGGGAAGTCCAGAGACCAAGGTGGAGGCTGGAAAGGCCAGTGAGGATAGAGGGGAGGCTGGGGGAAGCCAAGAGACAAAAGTCAGATTGAGAGAAGGGAGTAGGGAAGAGACAGAGGCCAAGGAAGAGAAGTCCAAAGGTCAGAAGAAGGCTGACAGTATGGAGGCTAAAGGTGTGGAGGAACCAGGAGGAGATGAGTATACagatgagaaggaaaaagaaattgagagagAAGAGGATGAACAAAGAGAGGAAGCCCAGGTAGAAGCTGGAAGGGACCTAGAGCAAGGGGCCCAGGAAGATCAAGTTGCTGAGGAGAAATGGGAAGTTGTACAGAAACAAGAGGCTGAGGGAGTCAGAGAGGATGAGGACAAAGGACAGAGGGAGAAGGGGTACCATGAAGCAAGAAAAGACCAAGGAGATGGTGAAGACAGCAGAAGCCCAGAAGCAGCAACTGAAGGAGGAGCAGGGGAGGTCAGCAAGGAACGGGAGAGTGGGGATGGAGAGGCTGAGGGAGACCAGAGGGCTGGAGGGTACTATTTAGAAGAGGACACCCTCTCTGAAGGTTCAGGTGTAGCGTCCCTGGAGGTTGACTGTGCCAAAGAGGGCAATCCTCACTCTTCTGAGATGGAAGAGGTAGCCCCACAGCCACCTCAGCCAGAGGAGATGGAGCCTGAGGGGCAGCCCAGTCCAGACGGCTGTCTATGCCCCTGTTCTCTTGGCCTGGGTGGCGTGGGCATGCGTCTAGCTTCCACTCTGGTTCAGGTCCAACAGGTCCGCTCTGTGCCTGTGGTGCCCCCCAAGCCACAGTTTGCCAAGATGCCCAGTGCAATGTGTAGCAAGATTCATGTGGCACCTGCAAATCCATGCCCGAGGCCTGGCCGGCTTGATGGGACTCCTGGAGAAAGGGCTTGGGGGTCCCGAGCTTCTCGATCCTCTTGGAGGAATGGGGGTAGTCTTTCCTTTGATGCTGCTGTGGCCCTAGCCCGGGACCGCCAAAGGACTGAGGCTCAAGGAGTTCGGCGAACCCAGACCTGTACTGAGGGTGGGGATTACTGCCTCATCCCCAGAACCTCCCCTTGTAGCATGATCTCTGCCCATTCTCCTCGGCCCCTTAGCTGCCTGGAGCTCCCATCTGAAGGTGCAGAAGGGTCTGGATCCCGGAGTCGTCTTAGTCTGCCCCCCAGAGAACCCCAGGTTCCTGACCCCCTGTTGTCCTCTCAGCGCAGGTCATATGCATTTGAAACACAGGCTAACCCTGGGAAAGGTGAAGGACTGTGA
- the ARHGAP30 gene encoding rho GTPase-activating protein 30 isoform X3 encodes MRHLVHMASFSAQTNMHARNLAIVWAPNLLRSKDIEASGFNGTAAFMEVRVQSIVVEFILTHVDQLFGGAALSGGEVESGWRSLPGTRASGSPEDLMPRPLPYHLPSILQAGDGPPQMRPYHTIIEIAEHKRKGSLKVRKWRSIFNLGRSGHETKRKLPRGAEDREDKSNKGTLRPAKSMDSLSAAAGASDEPEGLVGPSSPRPSPLLPESLENDSIEAAEGEQEPEAEALGGTNSEPGTPRAGRSAIRAGGSSRAERCAGVHISDPYNVNLPLHITSILSVPPNIISNVSLARLTRGLECPALQHRPSPASGPGPGPGLGPGPPDEKLEASPASSPLADSGPDDLAPALEDSLSQEVEEFSVEPPLDDLSLDEAQFVLAPSCCSLDSAGPRPEVEEENGEEVFLSAYDDLSPLLGPKPPIWKGSGSLEGEAAGCGRQALGQGGEEQACWEVGEDKQAEPGGRLDIREEAEGSPETKVEAGKASEDRGEAGGSQETKVRLREGSREETEAKEEKSKGQKKADSMEAKGVEEPGGDEYTDEKEKEIEREEDEQREEAQVEAGRDLEQGAQEDQVAEEKWEVVQKQEAEGVREDEDKGQREKGYHEARKDQGDGEDSRSPEAATEGGAGEVSKERESGDGEAEGDQRAGGYYLEEDTLSEGSGVASLEVDCAKEGNPHSSEMEEVAPQPPQPEEMEPEGQPSPDGCLCPCSLGLGGVGMRLASTLVQVQQVRSVPVVPPKPQFAKMPSAMCSKIHVAPANPCPRPGRLDGTPGERAWGSRASRSSWRNGGSLSFDAAVALARDRQRTEAQGVRRTQTCTEGGDYCLIPRTSPCSMISAHSPRPLSCLELPSEGAEGSGSRSRLSLPPREPQVPDPLLSSQRRSYAFETQANPGKGEGL; translated from the exons ATGAGGCACTTGGTACACATGGCCTCATTCAGTGCCCAGACCAACATGCATGCTCGCAACCTGGCCATCGTGTGGGCTCCCAACCTGCTGAG GTCTAAGGACATAGAGGCCTCAGGCTTCAATGGGACAGCGGCCTTCATGGAGGTGCGGGTACAATCCATCGTCGTGGAGTTCATCCTCACACACGTGGACCAGCTCTTTGGGGGTGCTGCCCTCTCTG gTGGTGAGGTGGAGAGTGGGTGGCGATCGCTTCCAGGGACCCGGGCATCAGGCAGCCCCGAGGACCTTATGCCCAGGCCACTGCCTTATCACCTGCCTAGCATACTGCAGGCTGGCGATGGACCCCCACAGATGCGGCCCTACCATACTATCATCGAGATTGCAGAGCACAA GAGGAAGGGGTCTTTGAAGGTCAGGAAGTGGAGGTCTATCTTCAATTTAGGTCGCTCTGGCCATGAGACTAAGCGTAAACTTCCACGGGGGGCTGAGGACAGGG AGGATAAATCCAACAAGGGGACACTGCGGCCAGCCAAAAGCATGGACTCACTGAGTGCTGCAGCTGGggccagtgatg AGCCAGAGGGGCTGGTGGGGCCCAGCAGCCCCCGGCCAAGCCCATTGCTGCCTGAGAGCTTGGAGAACGATTCTATAGAGGCAGCAGAGGGTGaacaggagcctgaggcagaagcacTGGGTGGCACAAACTCTGAACCAGGCACACCACGAGCTGGGCGGTCAGCCATCCGGGCTGGGGGCAGCAGCCGTGCAGAACGCTGTGCTGGTGTCCACATCTCAGACCCCTACAATGTCAACCTCCCGCTACACATCACCTCTATCCTCAGTGTGCCCCCGAACATCATCTCTAACGTTTCCTTGGCCAGGCTCACCCGTGGCCTTGAGTGCCCTGCTCTACAGCACCGGCCAAGCCCTGcctctggccctggccctggccctggccttggCCCTGGCCCCCCAG ATGAAAAGTTGGAAGCAAGTCCAGCCTCAAGTCCCCTGGCAGACTCAGGCCCAGACGACTTGGCTCCTGCCCTGGAGGACTCGCTGTCCCAGGAG GTGGAGGAGTTCTCTGTGGAGCCACCCCTGGATGACCTGTCTCTGGATGAGGCACAGTTTGTCTTGGCCCCCAGCTGCTGTTCCCTGGACTCCGCTGGCCCCAGGCCTGAAGTTGAGGAGGAAAATGGGGAGGAAGTTTTCCTGAGTGCCTATGATGACCTAAGTCCCCTTCTGGGACCTAAACCCCCAATCTGGAAGGGTTCAGGGAGTCTGGAGGGAGAGGCAGCAGGATGTGGAAGGCAGGCTCTGGGACAGGGTGGGGAAGAGCAGGCATGCTGGGAAGTTGGGGAGGACAAGCAGGCTGAGCCTGGAGGCAGGCTAGACATCAGGGAAGAGGCAGAGGGAAGTCCAGAGACCAAGGTGGAGGCTGGAAAGGCCAGTGAGGATAGAGGGGAGGCTGGGGGAAGCCAAGAGACAAAAGTCAGATTGAGAGAAGGGAGTAGGGAAGAGACAGAGGCCAAGGAAGAGAAGTCCAAAGGTCAGAAGAAGGCTGACAGTATGGAGGCTAAAGGTGTGGAGGAACCAGGAGGAGATGAGTATACagatgagaaggaaaaagaaattgagagagAAGAGGATGAACAAAGAGAGGAAGCCCAGGTAGAAGCTGGAAGGGACCTAGAGCAAGGGGCCCAGGAAGATCAAGTTGCTGAGGAGAAATGGGAAGTTGTACAGAAACAAGAGGCTGAGGGAGTCAGAGAGGATGAGGACAAAGGACAGAGGGAGAAGGGGTACCATGAAGCAAGAAAAGACCAAGGAGATGGTGAAGACAGCAGAAGCCCAGAAGCAGCAACTGAAGGAGGAGCAGGGGAGGTCAGCAAGGAACGGGAGAGTGGGGATGGAGAGGCTGAGGGAGACCAGAGGGCTGGAGGGTACTATTTAGAAGAGGACACCCTCTCTGAAGGTTCAGGTGTAGCGTCCCTGGAGGTTGACTGTGCCAAAGAGGGCAATCCTCACTCTTCTGAGATGGAAGAGGTAGCCCCACAGCCACCTCAGCCAGAGGAGATGGAGCCTGAGGGGCAGCCCAGTCCAGACGGCTGTCTATGCCCCTGTTCTCTTGGCCTGGGTGGCGTGGGCATGCGTCTAGCTTCCACTCTGGTTCAGGTCCAACAGGTCCGCTCTGTGCCTGTGGTGCCCCCCAAGCCACAGTTTGCCAAGATGCCCAGTGCAATGTGTAGCAAGATTCATGTGGCACCTGCAAATCCATGCCCGAGGCCTGGCCGGCTTGATGGGACTCCTGGAGAAAGGGCTTGGGGGTCCCGAGCTTCTCGATCCTCTTGGAGGAATGGGGGTAGTCTTTCCTTTGATGCTGCTGTGGCCCTAGCCCGGGACCGCCAAAGGACTGAGGCTCAAGGAGTTCGGCGAACCCAGACCTGTACTGAGGGTGGGGATTACTGCCTCATCCCCAGAACCTCCCCTTGTAGCATGATCTCTGCCCATTCTCCTCGGCCCCTTAGCTGCCTGGAGCTCCCATCTGAAGGTGCAGAAGGGTCTGGATCCCGGAGTCGTCTTAGTCTGCCCCCCAGAGAACCCCAGGTTCCTGACCCCCTGTTGTCCTCTCAGCGCAGGTCATATGCATTTGAAACACAGGCTAACCCTGGGAAAGGTGAAGGACTGTGA